One stretch of Oncorhynchus tshawytscha isolate Ot180627B linkage group LG19, Otsh_v2.0, whole genome shotgun sequence DNA includes these proteins:
- the LOC112219123 gene encoding achaete-scute homolog 1b, with amino-acid sequence MNHTAAGGASRGSVRLQRVGCVGRVLKKRSAAKVWVRSALEVSKRSQERLGHQIVTARFSYSHTAPTRRTREQCSANLCLFFDLFFHGLSFCEAALLQPTSVSSPVSPPTNMETTTITTTQMAQNAYTFGLMERRTTITLHAPAQECALPNDTIAAGYQSKTTVLKRQRSSSPELLRCKRRLSFNGLGYSIPQQLPVAVARRNERERNRVKQVNMGFQTLRQHVPNGAANKKMSKVETLRSAVEYIRALQQLLDEHDAVSAAFQCGVPSPTISNSYSAEPESPHSTCSSDEGSYEPLSSEEQELLDFTTWFDRY; translated from the coding sequence ATGAATCACACAGCAGCGGGCGGGGCCTCGCGGGGAAGCGTGCGTCTCCAACGGGTGGGGTGTGTGGGGCGCGTGTTGAAAAAGAGGAGTGCTGCCAAAGTTTGGGTCAGATCGGCTCTTGAAGTAAGCAAGCGCAGTCAAGAAAGACTTGGACACCAAATAGTCACAGCGCGCTTCAGCTATAGCCACACGGCTCCCACGCGAAGAACACGAGAGCAGTGCTCTGCAAACCTCTGTCTATTTTTTGATCTCTTCTTCCACGGACTGTCTTTCTGTGAGGCTGCGCTGTTGCAACCCACATCTGTCAGTAGCCCTGTCTCACCACCAACCAACATGGagactaccaccatcaccaccacgcAAATGGCGCAGAACGCATACACATTTGGACTGATGGAGAGACGCACCACCATTACCTTGCACGCCCCAGCCCAGGAGTGCGCTCTCCCCAATGACACCATTGCAGCCGGTTACCAAAGCAAGACCACGGTGCTGAAAAGACAGCGCTCCAGCTCTCCGGAGCTCCTGCGCTGCAAGCGGCGGCTCAGCTTTAACGGACTCGGCTACTCCATCCCCCAGCAGCTGCCCGTAGCCGTGGCCCGGCGGAACGAGCGCGAGAGGAACCGGGTCAAACAAGTCAACATGGGCTTCCAGACGCTGCGTCAGCACGTGCCCAACGGGGCAGCCAACAAGAAGATGAGCAAAGTGGAGACGCTGCGGTCCGCCGTGGAATATATCCGAGCCCTGCAGCAGCTACTAGACGAGCATGATGCAGTGTCTGCCGCCTTCCAGTGCGGGGTGCCTTCCCCTACCATCTCCAACAGCTACTCGGCCGAGCCGGAGTCACCCCACTCCACCTGTTCCTCCGATGAGGGGAGCTATGAGCCCCTGAGCTCCGAGGAGCAGGAGCTGCTGGACTTTACCACCTGGTTCGACAGATACTGA